One window of Papaver somniferum cultivar HN1 chromosome 9, ASM357369v1, whole genome shotgun sequence genomic DNA carries:
- the LOC113313547 gene encoding probable membrane-associated kinase regulator 4: MKTGFAVEEMAKDLPSSSNSNLHNVSSDEDDYIDIEVSSSSSTPTPSSSTFYCSYSNITSPNPREFEFQMFSSSKSLDNKANTTTTSPADELFYKGKLLPLHLPPRLQMVEKLLKNSKSFDEELSSSLITPLTTTQNTPFTSCNISPTDSCQVSRELNPNEYFFEDFSTLSTNEVIKMKSWMKKLKKYSSLGLKFKSYSRAYLKALFTYKSGCSDEALSCNAQPTTKVTGNETVAKAKECLNKCVKAGKKSNPFGLIQKQRIVVNGDGIEKEKMIEDNSSHRRSFSGAIKRCTNPTTISNTTSSSSSSGSGSSNSSSFSSNNGYYEVQLLKRSNSANSEIESSIQGAIAHCKQSHHQQQQQLYRSGTRKTVSEVGLTVSRIADDYQERPQLCRG; the protein is encoded by the coding sequence GCAGTGGAAGAAATGGCTAAAGATTTACCATCATCATCAAATAGTAACCTCCACAATGtatcatcagatgaagatgattACATTGACATTGAAGTAAGTTCATCATCCTCAACaccaacaccatcatcatcaactttCTATTGCAGTTACTCAAACATCACTTCACCAAACCCAAGAGAATTTGAATTCCAAATGttctcatcatcaaaatcattggaTAACAAAGCAAACACCACAACTACTTCACCAGCTGATGAGCTTTTTTATAAAGGAaagcttcttcctcttcatctccCACCTCGATTACAAATGGTTGAAAAGCTTCTGAAAAATTCCaagagttttgatgaagaacTCAGCTCCTCTCTCATTACTCCATTAACAACTACACAAAATACTCCATTCACTTCTTGCAATATTTCACCAACAGATTCATGTCAAGTGAGTAGAGAATTGAATCCAAATGAGTATTTCTTTGAAGATTTCAGCACTTTGTCTACAAATGAAGTTATAAAGATGAAGTCATGGATGAAGAAACTCAAAaagtattcttcattaggattgaAGTTTAAATCTTATTCAAGAGCTTATCTTAAGGCTTTGTTTACTTATAAGTCTGGTTGTTCAGATGAAGCATTATCCTGCAATGCCCAACCAACAACAAAGGTTACCGGAAATGAAACGGTTGCGAAAGCCAAAGAATGTTTGAACAAGTGTGTGAAAGCAGGAAAGAAGAGCAATCCATTTGGGTTGATTCAGAAACAGAGGATTGTTGTCAATGGCGATGGAATTGAGAAGGAGAAAATGATTGAAGATAATAGCAGTCACAGAAGATCATTCTCAGGAGCTATAAAGAGATGTACTAATCCTACTACTATTAGTAATactacttcatcatcatcatcatctggtTCTGGTTCATCAAATTCTTCATCGTTTTCATCCAATAATGGTTATTATGAAGTACAATTGTTGAAAAGAAGTAATAGTGCAAATTCAGAGATTGAATCATCAATTCAAGGAGCTATTGCTCATTGTAAACAGTCTCAccatcaacaacagcaacaactgtATAGGTCTGGTACTAGAAAGACTGTTAGTGAAGTTGGGTTAACTGTTTCGAGGATCGCTGATGATTATCAAGAAAGACCACAACTCTGTAGAGGATGA
- the LOC113313667 gene encoding cilia- and flagella-associated protein 298-B-like, translating to MVEIQVKDAEEKQQFVYECECSEQIEEIAKDIIEIYNLITKIQYLDFTFQQQQCPLQGCHEDVARSLTRALSEAQAYASKDIALNKRPLSPHVLRDHIQTIEGEVLKSQLMGFSDSNQLQKLYSDMELLQEDTTKLWWAGKEFLRSKRLCDYVGKNEKTKILIKLEKPSLGSARQSDKGFSYEKAS from the exons atggtGGAAATACAAGTGAAGGATGCCGAGGAAAAGCAGCAATTTGTGTACGAATGTGAGTGCAGCGAACAAATAGAAGAAATAGCCAAAGATATCATTGAGATCTACAACCTAATTACCAAGATTCAGTATCTCGATTTCACTTTCCAACAACAACAATGTCCACTCCAAG GATGTCATGAGGATGTAGCGAGGTCTCTAACGAGGGCTTTATCAGAAGCTCAGGCTTATGCATCTAAG GATATTGCCCTCAACAAGCGACCTTTATCACCTCATGTACTGAGAGATCATATTCAAACTATAGAGGGAGAAGTCTTGAAGAGTCAACTTATGGGCTTCTCTGATTCCAATCAACTACAGAAGCTATATTCGG ATATGGAACTTCTACAAGAGGATACTACCAAGCTTTGGTGGGCAGGGAAGGAATTTCTGAGGAGTAAACGCTTATGTGATTATGTTGGCAAAAATGAGAAAACCAAG ATCCTTATCAAGTTGGAGAAACCGAGCTTGGGTAGTGCACGTCAATCT GACAAAGGTTTCAGTTATGAAAAGGCATCTTGA